From one uncultured Methanoregula sp. genomic stretch:
- a CDS encoding lysylphosphatidylglycerol synthase transmembrane domain-containing protein gives MKNSIKLLSLVGIVLFIVILSRINLGALFEILSHTSVIFLILAFLVNCVAIVLKSLKWKIIVNSVKPSFTFRESMIAFFVGFSFSTITPAKLGDFIKVLYITDENCGLGKSLATVVIDRLIDIVLLFSIALIAICSFSLVYHIEILSVSTMVLILAAIGIGLYIVLNKPLLARLLRPFFNIFVPGHLKDKLTLYFNDFYTGLFIYYHDRRRFFSSISIGIISWIPPFIYGYLLALSIGIDTGLMFFVLVIPILSLLDLLPISISGIGTRDVALIFLFGLKAISPEQAVAFSLLYLFMSYWLIALIGAGVYLRYPVKIPEEMS, from the coding sequence ATGAAGAACAGTATAAAATTATTAAGCCTTGTCGGCATCGTTCTTTTTATCGTTATTCTGTCCCGTATCAATCTTGGTGCCCTTTTTGAGATTCTTTCCCATACGAGCGTAATCTTCCTGATTCTGGCCTTCCTGGTGAACTGTGTTGCAATCGTTCTGAAATCTCTGAAGTGGAAGATTATTGTCAATTCCGTAAAACCATCGTTTACCTTCAGGGAAAGTATGATAGCCTTCTTTGTGGGTTTTTCCTTTTCTACCATCACCCCGGCAAAACTCGGGGATTTTATCAAGGTGCTCTATATAACTGATGAAAACTGCGGGCTTGGAAAATCCTTAGCTACGGTCGTGATTGACCGGCTGATCGATATCGTCCTGCTCTTTTCCATAGCACTCATCGCGATATGCAGTTTTTCTCTCGTATACCATATCGAGATCCTCTCCGTCAGCACCATGGTCCTGATTTTGGCAGCGATTGGGATCGGGCTCTATATCGTGCTGAATAAACCGCTCCTGGCGCGCCTGCTCAGGCCGTTTTTCAATATTTTTGTCCCGGGTCACCTGAAAGACAAACTCACGCTGTATTTCAATGATTTCTACACCGGTCTTTTCATATATTACCATGATCGCCGGCGGTTCTTCTCCAGCATCAGTATCGGGATAATCTCGTGGATCCCGCCATTCATATACGGATACCTGCTGGCGCTTTCGATCGGGATTGATACCGGCCTTATGTTTTTTGTCCTGGTCATCCCGATACTCAGCCTGCTCGATCTCCTCCCTATCAGTATTTCCGGGATCGGAACGCGGGATGTGGCACTCATATTCCTCTTTGGTCTCAAGGCTATATCCCCTGAACAAGCCGTGGCATTCTCGCTCCTCTACCTGTTCATGAGTTACTGGCTGATTGCCCTGATCGGTGCGGGCGTTTACCTCAGATATCCTGTGAAAATACCAGAAGAGATGAGCTAG
- a CDS encoding EF-Tu/IF-2/RF-3 family GTPase produces the protein MSNLTIAILAPPDYAKDLGKKGTTSDITFYNLKKGDATVTFIEPTRYPEKLSSLFYAVSLADRIILVVDEINATFGECVLMLQSAGKSSGYLILKNYIGPDQVAPLIKGTVLEQYEVLEEDMLGIREKMLEISVKQTAHQKAHEGAGKGVVPVDAHFNVKGVGVVVLGSVAQGSIKKHDTLKLLPTEKSVQIRSIQKHDDDADTAVAGDRVGLALKNVESEDLDRGYVLTNDLSVQYATTVTGKAQLVKYWPAPLKEGMVIYAGHWMQFLPTRVEKVEVAGDWRMPTLTLTMEKALVYSPGARVVLHYLEGGKLRVVGSLTLP, from the coding sequence ATGTCCAATCTCACCATCGCAATCCTCGCTCCCCCGGATTATGCAAAGGATCTGGGAAAGAAGGGGACGACAAGCGATATCACCTTTTATAACCTCAAGAAGGGGGATGCAACCGTCACGTTCATCGAGCCAACGCGGTATCCGGAAAAATTATCCTCGCTCTTTTATGCGGTCTCGCTGGCTGACAGGATAATCCTCGTCGTGGACGAGATCAACGCGACTTTCGGTGAATGTGTACTCATGCTCCAGAGTGCCGGCAAGTCGTCCGGTTACCTTATCCTCAAGAATTATATCGGTCCCGACCAGGTTGCGCCGCTGATAAAGGGCACGGTTCTCGAACAATACGAGGTTCTCGAAGAGGACATGCTCGGGATCCGGGAGAAGATGCTTGAGATCTCGGTAAAACAGACTGCCCACCAGAAAGCTCACGAGGGTGCAGGAAAAGGGGTTGTACCCGTGGACGCCCACTTCAATGTAAAAGGAGTCGGGGTCGTTGTCCTCGGTTCCGTTGCGCAGGGAAGTATCAAAAAGCACGATACCCTCAAACTCCTCCCTACTGAAAAGAGCGTCCAGATCCGTTCCATCCAGAAACACGATGACGATGCCGACACCGCCGTTGCCGGAGACCGGGTTGGTCTTGCCCTCAAGAATGTCGAATCCGAGGATCTCGACCGGGGTTACGTCCTGACAAATGATCTCTCGGTTCAATATGCGACAACGGTTACCGGAAAAGCCCAGCTCGTGAAATACTGGCCTGCCCCTCTCAAGGAGGGAATGGTGATATATGCCGGCCACTGGATGCAGTTCCTCCCGACCCGTGTTGAGAAAGTGGAAGTTGCGGGCGACTGGCGGATGCCGACCCTCACCCTTACCATGGAAAAAGCGCTCGTATATTCCCCCGGCGCCAGGGTAGTGCTCCACTATCTTGAAGGCGGGAAACTGCGGGTTGTCGGATCTCTTACTCTCCCGTAA
- a CDS encoding LemA family protein: MIEWIILGIVALVVIGLIIWVISIYNRFVSLRNSSEATLGQIRVAMKKRLDMIDQLLGAVKSYAKFEKETLEKVTAMRASVATANPGDLNKVEAESRSIFGRLLAVAENYPDLKTSTTVTSLMDSVKTLEDEIARQRYTFNNISQEFNTMMDTIPSNFIARMMHLVKLEYLQFEEAIKTPPKIEF; this comes from the coding sequence ATGATCGAATGGATTATCCTGGGCATTGTTGCCCTTGTTGTCATCGGACTGATCATCTGGGTGATCAGCATCTACAACCGCTTCGTCAGCCTGAGGAACTCATCCGAGGCAACGCTTGGCCAGATCCGGGTTGCCATGAAAAAGAGGCTTGATATGATTGACCAGCTCCTTGGAGCGGTGAAGAGCTATGCCAAGTTCGAGAAGGAGACCCTCGAGAAGGTCACCGCTATGCGGGCAAGCGTTGCAACCGCGAATCCCGGTGATCTGAACAAGGTCGAGGCAGAATCCCGTTCCATCTTCGGCAGGCTCCTTGCCGTTGCCGAGAACTATCCCGACCTCAAGACCTCGACGACCGTGACAAGCCTTATGGACTCGGTCAAGACTCTCGAGGACGAGATAGCCCGCCAGCGCTACACGTTCAACAACATCTCGCAGGAATTCAATACGATGATGGACACCATCCCCTCGAATTTCATTGCCCGGATGATGCACCTTGTCAAGCTCGAGTACCTGCAGTTCGAAGAAGCGATCAAGACACCGCCGAAGATCGAGTTCTAA
- a CDS encoding DUF2207 domain-containing protein, with amino-acid sequence MGETKQLAVLVAACLVIGIIGLAVVTVMPPLFEGNLVVDSYEATLHEDGVLNERYTYDVMTSGEYRMLYRSWQAPLVQNTSSSPCVVLVSISPPAGAIGYAKDENGAVILFAEPSSSSPKKTIQSLAETNEAGIFNPGYFSQGTYIVSSVYVIHPPIEYDATSSHLNLKLAGTRHIPYKNVRITIPARETDRVYAYPPTLNVERTGDSAIITGSAAADENLAVEILSSPDGFSQIPGFRTQGSDLAGKTGSANFWYNLPYYAGLLLNILGKIAVILVPFLFLFIYNRYGREKKFTVPAYLSTIPNPSLRPWQVNLLFKGDAPDFDEDGYYATLLDLHRKKNIAISEKEGGKAIEIRILSGDNLDPYEQRVFAFIGQVAEKGVLDTGTIEALAKEARTNTSAEEKALQYQKMLSDVTGRVDSVLPGQYIVDGRDHLIPLFLTVIVLFAINLILAVIVPMYSYILFPGVFLWTIVLVQTVIALVSPSTLFGHWKDDRYREKLEWDSFAHFLSDLAMIQKYAPADLSMWGEWLVYGTALGVGDKVEKAMQALDIPIRETGLSVGAVGMNSAFIPLMHFSPPSHGGSGGGGFGGGGFGGGGGFGGGGAGGR; translated from the coding sequence GTGGGCGAAACAAAACAACTGGCAGTCCTGGTCGCAGCCTGCCTGGTCATAGGGATCATCGGGCTTGCCGTAGTCACGGTCATGCCGCCGCTTTTTGAAGGTAACCTTGTCGTTGATTCCTACGAGGCGACCCTGCATGAGGATGGTGTCCTGAACGAACGGTACACGTACGATGTCATGACATCCGGGGAATACCGGATGTTGTACCGTTCCTGGCAGGCGCCGCTGGTACAGAACACCAGTTCCAGCCCCTGCGTTGTTCTCGTCTCGATCAGTCCCCCGGCCGGTGCGATTGGTTATGCAAAAGATGAGAACGGGGCGGTCATCCTCTTCGCGGAACCATCGTCCTCCTCACCGAAAAAGACTATCCAGTCCTTGGCAGAGACCAACGAGGCCGGGATCTTCAACCCCGGCTATTTCAGCCAGGGAACCTATATCGTTAGTTCAGTATATGTCATCCACCCGCCCATCGAGTACGATGCCACATCATCGCATCTCAACCTTAAGCTGGCCGGGACGAGACATATTCCCTATAAAAATGTGAGAATCACCATCCCGGCACGGGAAACCGACCGGGTGTACGCGTATCCCCCCACGCTGAACGTCGAGAGGACGGGGGATTCTGCGATCATCACGGGCAGCGCTGCTGCTGATGAGAATCTCGCAGTCGAGATCCTGAGCTCTCCGGACGGGTTTTCCCAGATACCCGGGTTCAGGACACAGGGAAGCGATCTGGCGGGGAAGACCGGGTCGGCGAACTTCTGGTATAACCTTCCCTATTATGCCGGCTTGCTCCTGAACATTCTCGGGAAGATCGCGGTAATTCTTGTTCCCTTCCTCTTCCTGTTTATCTACAACCGGTACGGCAGGGAGAAAAAGTTCACGGTTCCTGCCTACCTCAGTACTATTCCCAACCCCTCGCTCCGGCCCTGGCAGGTTAACCTCCTCTTCAAGGGAGATGCACCCGACTTTGATGAGGACGGCTATTATGCAACACTTCTCGATCTCCACCGGAAAAAGAACATTGCCATTTCCGAAAAAGAGGGAGGAAAAGCAATCGAGATCCGGATTCTGTCCGGTGATAACCTCGATCCGTATGAACAGCGGGTATTTGCTTTCATCGGCCAGGTGGCAGAAAAAGGGGTACTTGACACCGGCACCATCGAGGCCCTGGCCAAGGAGGCACGGACAAATACCTCCGCCGAAGAAAAAGCCCTGCAGTACCAGAAGATGCTCTCCGATGTTACCGGCCGGGTGGATTCGGTCTTGCCCGGGCAGTATATTGTGGATGGCCGGGATCATCTCATCCCCCTTTTCCTGACGGTAATCGTCCTGTTTGCGATCAACCTCATCCTCGCGGTTATCGTTCCCATGTATTCGTACATTCTGTTTCCGGGAGTTTTTCTCTGGACTATCGTTCTTGTACAGACAGTCATCGCACTGGTGTCGCCGTCGACCCTGTTTGGGCACTGGAAGGACGATCGCTACCGGGAAAAGCTGGAATGGGACTCGTTCGCCCACTTCCTCTCTGATCTCGCCATGATCCAAAAGTATGCCCCGGCCGATCTCTCTATGTGGGGGGAATGGCTCGTGTACGGCACAGCACTGGGGGTGGGAGACAAAGTGGAAAAGGCGATGCAGGCGCTCGATATCCCCATCAGAGAGACCGGTCTTTCGGTTGGGGCTGTTGGTATGAACTCCGCGTTTATCCCGCTCATGCACTTTTCCCCTCCCAGCCATGGCGGCTCCGGAGGCGGCGGCTTCGGCGGTGGCGGATTTGGTGGCGGGGGAGGTTTTGGTGGTGGCGGGGCCGGAGGACGATAA
- a CDS encoding PPC domain-containing DNA-binding protein: MQYTEGQIGRVFIVRIDDGEDMLESLHRFVQDKGIQTGSILFLGALMNGRMVTGPEEPVIPPVPHFVLFEGGWEVFGVGTIYRGEGGIPHIHYHASVGRSGHALTGCLREEAVTYLIVEAVITEFTGVSARREFDQKTQLSLPVLGKSNPRTEKREEEKPVDPKVPSKKTEKKEETSELPGGLADIIRDLTRRPSS, from the coding sequence ATGCAGTACACGGAAGGACAGATCGGCCGGGTCTTTATCGTAAGGATCGATGACGGGGAGGATATGCTTGAGTCCCTGCATCGCTTTGTCCAGGATAAAGGTATCCAGACGGGTTCGATCCTCTTCCTTGGTGCCCTCATGAACGGGAGGATGGTGACCGGCCCGGAAGAACCGGTCATCCCCCCTGTCCCGCATTTTGTCCTTTTTGAGGGGGGCTGGGAGGTGTTCGGCGTAGGCACCATTTATCGGGGTGAAGGGGGCATCCCCCACATCCATTACCATGCCTCAGTCGGACGGTCCGGCCATGCGCTCACCGGTTGTCTCCGGGAGGAGGCAGTGACCTATCTCATCGTTGAAGCGGTGATCACGGAGTTCACCGGCGTTTCAGCCCGCCGGGAATTCGACCAGAAGACCCAGCTTTCCCTCCCCGTTCTCGGTAAAAGTAATCCGAGAACGGAGAAACGGGAAGAAGAAAAACCGGTCGACCCAAAAGTACCTTCCAAAAAAACCGAGAAGAAAGAGGAAACCAGCGAACTGCCGGGAGGCCTTGCGGATATCATCCGCGATCTGACAAGACGTCCATCGTCGTGA
- a CDS encoding YgiQ family radical SAM protein, translating to MIPQPRVLPMSLQEGEKLGIRQFDIILVSGDAYVDHPSFGTALIGRALWDAGFTVGIIAQPDWKSPRDFLALGKPRLFFGISSGNVDSMVNHFTPNLKRRGEDVYSPGGVLKRPDRATIVYTNKVHELFPGIPIVIGGIEASLRRFAHYDYWQDRVRHAILADAPADLLVFGMGERQMVEIATRLASGECVRSLRDIRGTAYTMELAGWRETPHPEMMTLPGYADVSRDKAAYARAFALHYAEQDPLRGKVVAQPHPKTVVIQNPPALPLTTEELDRVYEHPFSRKSHPSYSLSVPALGPVQFSITSHRGCFGSCSFCALTHHQGRIIQSRSEGSILREVTRMVKMPEFRGIVQDVGGPTANMYGMSCTRWEKQGACGDKSCSPACKTLDTSHVLQCSLLTKLRAIPGVKKVFIGSGIRFDLVPADSCDYLSVICDHHVSGHLKVAPEHVAPDVTRIMNKPGREVFDRFRKQFSLLQHNKPKKQYLLPYFMSGHPGCTLSDMIFLAEYIHNNQLYTEQVQDFTPTPMSISTCMYYTGLDPFTQKPVHVPRGDEKKIQRALLHYRDPANRQLVEKGLARAGREDLIGRDPRCLISGVSRDQTRAGKMDRPKRAY from the coding sequence ATGATCCCCCAGCCCCGCGTCCTCCCCATGTCCCTGCAGGAAGGAGAGAAGCTCGGGATCCGGCAGTTCGATATCATCCTTGTCAGCGGCGATGCGTATGTTGACCACCCGTCATTTGGAACTGCCCTCATCGGGAGGGCGCTCTGGGATGCCGGATTTACCGTAGGGATCATTGCCCAGCCGGACTGGAAATCCCCTCGTGATTTCCTTGCCCTTGGAAAACCCCGCCTCTTTTTTGGGATATCCTCTGGGAATGTCGATTCAATGGTGAACCATTTTACCCCGAACCTGAAGCGGCGCGGTGAGGATGTCTATTCTCCGGGAGGAGTCCTGAAACGGCCGGACCGGGCCACGATTGTCTATACCAACAAGGTCCACGAACTCTTCCCCGGCATCCCGATTGTGATCGGCGGCATCGAAGCGAGCCTGCGTCGTTTCGCCCACTACGATTACTGGCAGGACCGGGTGCGCCACGCGATACTCGCGGATGCCCCTGCCGATCTCCTTGTCTTTGGTATGGGGGAGCGGCAGATGGTGGAGATAGCTACCAGGTTAGCCTCCGGGGAATGCGTCCGCTCGCTCCGGGATATCCGAGGAACCGCGTATACGATGGAGCTGGCCGGATGGCGTGAAACCCCGCACCCTGAGATGATGACCCTGCCAGGCTATGCCGATGTTTCCCGTGACAAGGCGGCGTACGCCCGTGCATTCGCCCTTCACTATGCTGAACAGGATCCCCTGCGGGGAAAGGTGGTGGCGCAACCCCATCCAAAGACCGTTGTTATCCAGAACCCACCGGCCCTGCCCCTGACAACGGAAGAACTGGACCGGGTGTACGAGCATCCGTTCTCCCGGAAGTCACACCCTTCGTACAGCCTGTCGGTTCCAGCCCTTGGACCAGTCCAGTTCTCGATCACCAGCCACCGGGGATGCTTTGGCTCCTGTTCGTTCTGCGCTCTCACACATCACCAGGGACGGATCATCCAGAGCAGGAGCGAAGGTTCCATCCTCCGGGAGGTAACAAGGATGGTGAAGATGCCGGAATTCCGGGGCATTGTGCAGGATGTGGGTGGCCCGACCGCGAACATGTACGGCATGAGCTGCACCCGGTGGGAAAAGCAAGGCGCCTGCGGGGACAAAAGTTGCAGCCCGGCCTGCAAAACCCTTGATACCAGCCATGTGTTGCAGTGCAGCCTCCTCACAAAACTTCGTGCCATTCCCGGGGTAAAAAAAGTCTTTATCGGATCCGGCATCCGTTTCGATCTGGTGCCAGCCGATTCTTGCGATTACCTGTCGGTGATCTGCGATCACCATGTATCCGGACATCTCAAGGTGGCTCCCGAGCATGTTGCACCGGATGTCACCCGTATCATGAATAAGCCCGGCCGGGAGGTCTTCGACCGCTTCCGTAAGCAGTTCTCCCTGCTCCAGCACAACAAACCAAAAAAACAGTACCTGCTCCCCTATTTCATGTCGGGGCATCCCGGATGTACTCTTTCAGATATGATATTCCTTGCAGAATACATCCATAACAACCAGCTCTACACGGAGCAGGTCCAGGACTTCACCCCGACTCCTATGAGCATTTCGACCTGTATGTATTATACCGGTCTCGACCCGTTCACCCAAAAACCGGTCCATGTACCCCGGGGAGACGAGAAGAAAATCCAGCGGGCCCTCCTCCACTACCGAGATCCCGCCAACCGCCAGCTCGTTGAAAAAGGGCTTGCCCGGGCCGGAAGAGAAGATCTGATCGGAAGGGATCCCCGCTGCCTCATCAGCGGGGTATCCAGGGATCAGACCCGTGCAGGAAAAATGGACCGGCCAAAGAGAGCCTACTGA
- a CDS encoding mannose-1-phosphate guanylyltransferase/mannose-6-phosphate isomerase, whose amino-acid sequence MKSIILAGGVGTRLWPLSREYYPKQFLQLDGLSLFQNTYKRAVLLSGEEGIVVVTSTIHQYLVRNQIEELGYTLPNGNLLAEPAGKNTLPAIAWAMQRIRTISPSGTAAVFPSDHLLADAALENIREAEPLAEDHLVTFGIRPASPHTGYGYIKPGKELPPGFLVKEFREKPDESTAQEYLRKGYLWNSGIFLLSVRCFFEELKRYQPVLAKAFGKKAAPDYSGLAAISIDYGLLEHSRRVAVVPLEVEWSDLGTFRALYDSEVHDADGNAGKADYLSAKNNYVHAPGKHVGLIGVSNLVVVDTSDALLICDNRHTEQVKDLVSHYNKNNDPVTRFHRQVHRPWGSYTVLEESGNYKIKRVTVKPGETLSLQLHHHRSEHWVVVQGTAEVELNGETRLLRKGESTFVHSGIQHRLKNPGVISLEVIEVQLGEYLEEDDIVRFDDEYGRI is encoded by the coding sequence ATGAAATCAATCATCCTGGCTGGCGGTGTCGGGACCCGGCTCTGGCCCCTATCCCGTGAATATTACCCAAAACAGTTTCTCCAGTTAGACGGCCTTTCGCTCTTCCAGAACACGTATAAGCGTGCAGTCCTGCTCTCAGGTGAAGAGGGGATTGTCGTCGTCACGAGCACAATCCACCAGTACCTCGTCCGCAACCAGATTGAAGAACTGGGTTATACACTTCCCAATGGGAACCTGCTCGCCGAACCTGCAGGGAAAAATACCCTTCCCGCGATTGCCTGGGCCATGCAGCGGATCCGGACAATTTCTCCGTCCGGAACCGCTGCAGTCTTTCCAAGTGACCACCTGCTTGCAGATGCAGCACTGGAAAACATACGGGAGGCAGAACCGCTGGCAGAAGACCATCTCGTCACGTTCGGCATCCGCCCGGCATCTCCCCATACGGGATACGGTTACATCAAACCGGGCAAAGAACTGCCACCGGGATTCCTTGTCAAGGAGTTCCGGGAGAAACCAGACGAATCAACCGCGCAGGAATATCTTCGTAAAGGATATCTCTGGAACAGCGGAATCTTCCTCTTGTCAGTCCGGTGTTTCTTTGAGGAACTGAAACGATACCAGCCGGTACTTGCGAAGGCGTTTGGCAAAAAGGCAGCTCCCGATTACTCCGGGCTTGCAGCAATCTCGATCGATTACGGGCTGCTTGAGCATTCCAGACGTGTCGCCGTTGTCCCGCTGGAAGTGGAATGGAGCGACCTAGGGACGTTTCGGGCCCTCTATGACAGCGAGGTGCACGATGCTGATGGCAATGCCGGCAAAGCTGATTATCTGTCAGCAAAGAATAACTATGTCCATGCCCCGGGAAAACATGTCGGCCTCATTGGCGTCAGCAACCTTGTTGTAGTGGATACATCCGATGCCCTCCTCATCTGCGATAACCGGCACACGGAACAGGTAAAGGACCTGGTCAGTCATTACAATAAAAATAACGATCCGGTGACCCGGTTCCACCGGCAGGTTCACCGGCCATGGGGTTCGTACACCGTGCTTGAGGAGTCGGGGAACTACAAGATCAAGCGGGTGACCGTCAAGCCGGGGGAGACACTCTCCCTGCAGCTCCACCATCACCGCAGCGAGCACTGGGTTGTGGTGCAGGGAACTGCTGAGGTGGAACTGAACGGGGAGACCCGGCTCCTGAGAAAAGGCGAGAGCACCTTTGTCCACAGCGGGATACAGCACCGCCTGAAAAACCCCGGCGTGATCTCTCTTGAAGTCATCGAGGTCCAGCTGGGGGAGTACCTGGAAGAAGACGACATTGTCCGGTTCGACGACGAGTACGGGCGGATATAA
- the asnB gene encoding asparagine synthase (glutamine-hydrolyzing): protein MCGIAGQYCLTGGTPDTGLLSEMSGRLVHRGPDGEGTRIRGSVGLVHRRLAIIDLTDEGLQPMTSEDGTLWIVFNGEIYNFVELREELTSKGHRFHSQSDTEVILHAYEEWGNECLARFNGMWAFAIHDEKTGTLFCARDRFGIKPFYYTMAGGSFFFASEIKALLAHPDTGTTPNVRVLGTFLAWGVQDHLAETMFTGIFQLPPAHAMKVTAAGAQAPFRYWDAKVSENIREDIPDDAVAARLLALLEDATRIHLRSDVAVGTCLSGGIDSSTLTVLINQLVRNESPASVGAQQKTFSSVFTDKRFDESRYIDEIVAATGVDAYRTVPSPEELWDDIDRLVYMQDEPFGSLSIYAQYCVMRLAQKNVKVVLDGQGADELLGGYLAYQGSYIRGLLKSMHWWTVISEGIGSLRHHGGFFRSALQQLFVRKSRRNLLICPALTVNRYGWDLPAVLYQELTSTNLPALLHYEDRNAMAFSIESRVPYLDVRLVEYLASLPQNQKIRGGITKVALRNAIRGIVPESIRCRMDKMGFVTPEEVWMKENLRPFVLGVLSSDEFANRGLWNSDEVIRNYLAFLDGKAVYSHEIWRIVCTEIWLRKFFDSRNSGPGNPVHG from the coding sequence ATGTGCGGCATAGCTGGCCAGTACTGTCTCACCGGAGGCACACCGGACACCGGGCTCCTTTCGGAGATGTCCGGCCGCCTCGTCCACCGGGGCCCTGACGGGGAAGGAACCCGCATCCGGGGCAGCGTCGGTCTCGTCCACCGCAGGCTTGCCATCATTGATCTGACCGATGAGGGACTCCAGCCTATGACCAGCGAGGACGGCACGCTCTGGATCGTCTTCAATGGCGAGATCTATAACTTCGTTGAGCTCCGTGAAGAGCTCACTTCAAAAGGCCACCGCTTTCACTCGCAGTCCGATACAGAAGTTATCCTGCACGCTTACGAGGAGTGGGGAAATGAGTGCCTCGCCCGGTTCAACGGCATGTGGGCGTTCGCTATCCATGATGAGAAGACCGGCACGCTCTTCTGCGCCCGGGACCGGTTCGGGATCAAGCCGTTTTATTATACCATGGCCGGGGGATCCTTCTTCTTCGCCTCGGAGATCAAGGCCCTGCTCGCTCACCCTGATACCGGCACGACACCAAACGTGCGGGTGCTCGGGACGTTCCTTGCATGGGGTGTGCAGGATCACCTCGCAGAGACAATGTTTACGGGGATCTTCCAGCTCCCGCCTGCCCACGCTATGAAAGTGACCGCTGCAGGAGCGCAGGCACCGTTCCGGTACTGGGACGCGAAGGTCAGCGAAAATATACGGGAAGATATACCGGATGATGCGGTTGCCGCCCGGCTCCTCGCGCTGCTCGAGGACGCGACAAGGATCCACCTCCGGAGCGATGTCGCTGTCGGCACCTGCCTCTCGGGGGGGATCGACTCCTCGACGCTGACAGTTCTCATCAACCAGCTGGTCCGGAACGAATCCCCCGCCAGTGTCGGGGCACAGCAGAAGACATTCTCATCAGTCTTCACCGACAAGCGCTTCGATGAAAGCCGGTATATCGACGAAATTGTCGCTGCTACCGGTGTCGACGCTTACCGGACCGTGCCCTCGCCCGAAGAGCTCTGGGATGATATCGACCGGCTCGTGTACATGCAGGACGAGCCGTTTGGTTCGCTCTCTATCTATGCCCAGTACTGCGTAATGCGACTGGCACAGAAGAACGTCAAAGTCGTGCTCGACGGGCAGGGCGCTGACGAGCTTCTCGGGGGCTATCTCGCGTACCAGGGAAGTTACATCCGCGGCCTTCTTAAGTCAATGCACTGGTGGACCGTTATCAGTGAAGGGATCGGGAGCCTCCGGCATCACGGAGGCTTCTTCCGCTCTGCCCTGCAGCAGCTTTTCGTCAGGAAAAGCCGCAGGAACCTGCTCATATGCCCTGCCCTGACCGTGAACCGGTACGGGTGGGATCTGCCGGCCGTTCTGTACCAGGAACTTACAAGCACCAACCTCCCCGCACTCCTCCATTACGAGGACCGGAACGCGATGGCCTTCTCCATCGAATCCCGCGTCCCTTATCTCGATGTCCGGCTCGTCGAGTACCTCGCTTCCCTGCCACAGAACCAGAAGATCCGTGGCGGGATTACCAAGGTAGCCCTCAGGAACGCTATCCGGGGAATTGTCCCGGAATCCATTCGGTGCCGGATGGACAAGATGGGATTTGTTACACCGGAGGAGGTCTGGATGAAGGAAAATCTCCGCCCGTTCGTGCTTGGTGTCCTTTCCTCTGACGAGTTTGCCAACCGGGGTTTATGGAACTCTGATGAAGTTATCAGGAATTACCTGGCCTTCCTTGATGGCAAAGCCGTATATTCCCACGAGATCTGGAGGATTGTCTGCACGGAAATCTGGCTGCGGAAATTCTTCGATTCCCGGAACTCCGGACCTGGAAATCCTGTTCACGGGTAA